The Winslowiella toletana region GCGCAGGCGATTCTGCGCGATCTGGCCCACAAACTGACCAACCGTCTTATTCACGCTCCTACCAAATCTCTCCAGCAGGCCGCTCGCGATGGCGATGACGAACGTCTGCAGATCCTGCGCGACAGCCTCGGGCTGGATTAGGTAGCGTCAACCGCAGTACCGCGACGCTACCCATTTAACGAACTCTATTTACAAGGTAAATAACACCACATGAAGACTTCTATTGTTGCCAAACTGGAAGCCTTGCAGGAGCGCCACGAAGAAGTGGAGGCGATGCTCGGTGATGCGGGCGTGATCGCCGATCAGGACCGTTTCCGCGCACTGTCTCGCGAATATGCCCAGCTTACCGATGTCAGCCAGTGTTTTCGTCAGTGGCAGCAGGTGCAGGAAGATATTGAAACCGCCGAAATGCTGATCGCCGATCCGGAAATGCGCGATATGGCGCAGGAAGAGTTGAAAGAGGCGCGTGAGCGCAGCGAAGAGCTGGAACAACAGCTGCAGCTGCTGCTGTTACCAAAAGATCCCGATGACGAGCGTAACTGCTATATCGAAGTTCGCGCCGGAACCGGTGGCGATGAAGCGGCAATTTTTGCCGGCGATCTGTTCCGCATGTACAGTCGTTATGCTGAATCTCGCCGCTGGCGTGTCGAAGTCATGAGCGCCAATGAAGGCGAACACGGTGGCTACAAAGAAGTGATCGCCAAAGTGATTGGTGACGGTGCTTACGGCCGCATGAAGTTTGAATCGGGTGGCCATCGCGTGCAGCGCGTGCCGGAAACCGAATCGCAGGGCCGTATTCATACTTCTGCCTGTACGGTCGCAGTGATGCCGGAATTGCCGGAAGCAGAGCTGCCGGATATTAATCCGACCGATCTGAAAATCGATACCTTCCGCTCTTCGGGAGCCGGTGGTCAGCACGTTAACACCACCGATTCGGCTATCCGTATTACGCACTTACCGACCGGTATCGTCGTCGAGTGCCAGGACGAGCGTTCTCAGCATAAAAACAAAGCCAAAGCGTTGGCGGTACTCGGTTCACGTATTCGTGCGGCTGAGATGTCGAAACGTCAGGCTGAAGAAGCCTCAACCCGTCGTAATCTGCTGGGCAGTGGTGATCGTTCCGACCGTAACCGTACCTACAACTTTCCGCAGGGGCGTGTTACCGACCATCGTATTAACCTGACCATTTATCGTCTGGATGAAGTGATGGAAGGGAAACTCGATACGCTGATCGAGCCGATTGTGCAGGAATATCAGGCTGACCAGCTGGCCGCGTTGTCCGAGCAGGATTAATGGATATACGCAGTTGGTTAAAAGCTGCCACTGCCGCGCTGTGCGGCGGTGACAGTCCAAAACGCGATGCGGAAATTTTACTTGGCTTTGTCACCGGCAAATCCCGCAGCTGGTTGATCGCCTTTGATGAAACCGTGCTGACGGCTGAGCAACTTGCGCAGCTGGAAGGGCTGATCGCCCGTCGCGCTCAGGGGGAGCCCGTTGCGCACCTTACCGGCGAGCGCGAGTTCTGGTCACTGCCGCTGCGTGTCTCAGCCGCCACCTTGATTCCCCGCCCTGATACTGAAATTCTCGTCGAACAGGCGCTGGCGCGTCTGCCTGCTGAACCTGCCTCATTACTCGATCTCGGCACCGGCAGCGGTGCCGTGGCGCTGGCGCTGGCCAGTGAACGCCCTGATTGCCAGATAACCGGCGTTGACCGCATTGATGAGGCGGTGGCGTTGGCGCAGGACAACGCCGACAGGTTGCAGCTGACAAACAGCCACTTCTTGCGCAGCGACTGGTTTGCCGCGCTGGAAAATCAACGTTTTGACATGATTGTCAGCAATCCTCCCTATATAGACGCTGAAGACCCGCATCTGTTACAGGGCGATGTGCGCTTTGAACCGCTGAGTGCGCTGGTAGCGGAAGATCATGGGCTGGCTGATATCAAACAGATCGCCGCCGCCGCGCAGGCTTATTTACAGCCAGCGGGCTGGTTGTTATTAGAACATGGCTGGCAGCAGGCGGCGGCAGTGCGGGAAATTTTGCGCCAGCACCATTTTTTACAGGTTGAAACCTGTCAGGATTACGGCGGCAACGATCGCGTTACCGTCGGTCAGAAATCAATATCATAGAGAACAGGACTTTTTTATGGCCGCTTATTACGCAGCAATTAAACACTTCCATCTGCTGACGGTTGCCATCACCATTACCCTCTTTATCCTGCGTTTTTACTGGCTGCAGGCGGGTTCTGTCATGCTGCAACGCCGGTGGGTACGCATTGTTCCCCATCTGAATGATACCTTACTGTTTGTTTCCGGTATTCTGTTGGTAAACATTACTCATTTTTATCCGTTTTCACCGCAAGGTAGCTGGCTGACTGAGAAGCTGTTTGGCGTTATTATCTATATCGTGCTCGGCATTATCGTCCTTGGACGCCGTCCGCGCGCGAATAAAGTGCGCTGGATTGCCTTCATCGTGGCGTTAGTGGTGATCGGAATGATCATCAAGCTGGCCATAAGTAAAATGCCACTGTTGGGGATTGTATGACGTCCGAAGCCAAATTTGATATTTCTGAATCACCGCTGTGTGAAGCGGTGATTGCCGCATCGCGGGCGATTCGCGATGATTTCCCGACCGAAGACGTGGGCTTTCAGCTGCGGGCGCTGGTTGCAGAGGCGCGCGAGTATGTAGCCAGTGAGACCGCTCAGGATTTGAAGCTGGAGAAACTGCTGGAGCTGTTTTATCACCAGTGGGGCTTTGGCGGCGCCAGCGGCATCTATAAACTGTCGGATGCGCTGTGGCTGGATAACGTGCTGAAAAGCCGTCAGGGAACGGCCGTTTCGCTGGGTGTGATTCTGCTGCATATTGCTGAAGAGCTGGACGTTCCGCTGCTGCCGGTCATTTTTCCGACTCAGCTGATCCTGCGTGCTGACTGGCTTGATGGGGAAATGTGGCTGATTAACCCGTTTAACGGTGAAACCCTTGATGAGCATACGCTGGAAGTGTGGCTGAAAGGCAATATCAGCCCGACCGCAGAGCTGTATGAAGACGATCTGGAAGAAGCAGAGTCGACCACTGTGATCCGCAAGATGCTGGATACGCTGAAATCGGCGCTGATGGAAGAGAAGCGCATGGAGATGGCGCTGAATGTCAGCAATGTGCTGCTGCAAATCGATCCCGACGATCCGTATGAAATTCGCGATCGCGGTTTGATCTACGCTCAGCTGGAGTGCGAGCATATCGCGCTAACTGACCTGACCTATTTCGTTGAGCAGTGCCCGGAAGATCCGGTCAGTGAAATGATTAAAGTACAAATTCATTCTATCGAACATAAACAGGTTACGCTTCACTAACCGGTGCAGACCTGAAGAAAGGAAAAGGCGAAGGTATGACTCAAAAAGTGGTTAACATTGGCGACATCAAAGTCGCAAACGATCTGCCATTTGTACTCTTTGGCGGTATGAATGTTCTCGAATCTCGCGATCTGGCGATGCGTATCTGTGAACATTACGTCACCGTGACCGACAAACTCGGTATTCCTTACGTATTTAAAGCCTCATTCGATAAAGCTAACCGTTCATCGATTCGCTCTTATCGCGGCCCGGGACTGGAAGAAGGGATGAAAATCTTCCAGGAACTGAAACAGACTTTTGGTGTGAAAGTGATCACTGACGTGCACGAAGCCAGCCAGGCGCAGCCGGTGGCGGATGTGGTTGATGTGATCCAACTGCCTGCTTTCCTTGCGCGTCAGACCGATCTGGTCGAAGCGATGGCGAAAACCGGTGCGGTAATTAACGTTAAGAAGCCGCAGTTCGTCAGCCCGGGTCAGATGGGCAATATCGTTGAGAAGTTCGCTGAGGGCGGCAACGAGCAGGTCATTCTGTGTGACCGTGGTGCCAACTTTGGTTACGACAATCTGGTGGTCGACATGCTGGGCTTCAATGTAATGAAGCAAGTGACTAACGGCAGCCCGGTGATTTTTGACGTCACCCACGCTCTGCAGTGCCGCGACCCGTTTGGTTCCGCATCCAGCGGACGCCGTGGTCAGGTTACCGAACTGGCGCGCGCTGGTATGGCAGTCGGCCTTGCTGGCCTGTTTATCGAAGCGCATCCGGATCCGGCCAACGCGATGTGTGATGGTCCGTCGGCGCTGCCACTGGATAAGCTGGAGCCGTTCCTGAAGCAGATGAAAGCGATTGACGATCTGGTCAAAAGTTTCCCTGAGCTGGATACCAGTAACTGACAGACTTAAGGCCCGCCTCGCGGGCCTTACTTTTATGTAACCTTCCTTCCTGCGTTATCCCGGCATTTGCTTAAAAAACATTACAAAATTCATGGCTTTTAAAGAGTTATCTGCTTGCTGAAAAGCAGGTTAATCAGCATATTATCGTGAAGCCAACACGATTATGGAAATAACCGATAAGGAGCAGTAGCATGACAAAGATTCTTCCACTGGCATTGCTGGTATTGATGGTCAGCGGATGCGCGCGTGACGGTAGCGGTATTAATGCTCAGCAGCTGGCTAAGCACAGTTACACCTTACAAAGCGTCGACGGTGTCGTGGTCAGTAGTGAAATGGGCAAACAGCCGGAGATCGCTATCAGCAGTGATTTGGCCGTTAGCGGCGTGATGTGCAACCGTTTCTTTGGCCAGGGGGAATTGCACGGCAATGTACTGACGGTTAAACAGATGGGGTCAACGCGGATGATGTGTGGCGACAGTCAGCTGAACCGTTGGGATGGCGTGATTGGCGATGTGTTAAATCAGGGAGCAACAGTGAAGCTGGAGCAGGGCAACTTAACCCTGACTGGCGCAGGACACACCCTGAAGTATCAGGCCGCGCAATAAAAAATGGAGCATATCTGGCGATATGCTCCACTGAAAGTTAATCCGCGGCAGTTAAAGCATAATCGTCATCAGATAACCGATAAACAGTGCCAGGTGAGCGGCACCGTTCAGCACATTGGTGCGTCCGGTGGAGAATGAGATATGGCAGAGGATTAACACTGAAATCATGATCACCATTTGCGGTGGTTCAAGACCGAAAATCAGCTGCTGATCGGTTAACGTGGCGATAATCGATACCGCCGGAACGGTTAATGAGATGGTTGCCAGCACCGAACCAAAAAACAGGTTCATCGCACGCTGTACCTGGTTCGCCAGTACCGCCCGAATCGCTCCCAGGCCTTCCGGTGACAGAATCAGTAACGCTACCAGGAAACCGGTGAACTGGGCCGGTGCATTCAGTTCGGTTAACAGGAACTCCAGCGGATTGGCATTCATCTTGGTCACGGCAATCACCGCGATCAGATGCACCAGCAACCAGCAGGTATGCCAGCCGCTACCGTGTACCGAGGGCTTACCGTGATGCGGGTCGTCACCATCATCTTCGTGTTCATAAACGAACAGGCTTTGGTGCGTTTTGGTCTGAATGAGCAGGAAAACACCGTACATTGACGCGGAAATGGCCGCGATTAACAGTGCCTGACCGGTAGTGAAGTTGCCGCCCGGCAGCGCGTTTGGAAACACCAGTACCAGTATCGCCAGCGGGAAAATAGCAATCATGTACTGCTTAACCCCGGCGAGATTGACGTACTGGGTGGCGAATTTACGGCCACCTAACAGCAAAGCAAAGCCCACCAGACCAGCGGTGACAATCATGATAATTGAGTACAGGGTATCGCGCATCAGCGCAGGTGCGGCGTCGCCTGTGGCCATCAGAGCCGAGATCAGGCTGACCTCGAGGATCACCACCGATAAACTGAGGATCAGTGACCCATAGGGTTCACCTAAACGGTGCGCCAGCACGTCGGCATGGCGGACAACGCTGAACGCGCTGCTAAGAATGGCGACTAAAGCCAGCACATTGATGCCGACGACAAAAGAGAGAGATTGCGATGAGCCCCACATTGCCAGTACGCCCAGCGCGATAATAGGGAAAATCAGTGAAAATTCTTTATGACGTGTTTTTGAGCCTTCTAGCGCTCCCATAGGCATTCATCTCCTTAATTAGTGCAATTAGCAGAAACCCGAGTCCAGGCTTCTAAGCATTATGTCGCTTCATTTATTTTACAAGCTGTAACAGTGTAACAATGTTCGCGGTATAATTATTCAACTTTACGTTATTTTACCCGTTAAGGGGATTTCTCGCTGACAGAGGTGATAAGTCAGTGTTATCCCGATTATAGGTAAGTTTATCTGTAGGTTATAAGCGTAAAGAACCGCTATAGTCAGGTTTTATTTGAGGTTTTCCTTCATCGTAACAAAGATAAATGATGATTATAGGTCATTTTGAATCATCCCTGTCAAAACTAGCGGCTTAAACATTCTGAAAATGCGCCAGGCCCCGAAATCAGCGGTGTTGAAGCGGCAACGGAGATGCTTTATAACCGCAAAAGTGGCTTAACAGATAGTGGCAAAAATGTTGGCGGTCCCGTGCTCAGGCGCTTGACCCGTCAGCGTTTAACCGCACCTGACAGCGATATCCTTATGAGCAGTGTGGCAAACGATCAATTTTTTTCGCTGCTAACCGACGCCAAACTTGATCGCCAACAAATAAATGCATATGGTCAGCAGAGTAAGCGCAACGCTAAGTGCGCAAATCATTAAATCACTGGATAAAAACGCTCGTCAGTAACAGGGAAGTAAAGCTGTGGCACGGGAGGTTGAATGTTAACGCGGGATTTCTTATTAAAAGCAGACTGCAAAACTGCTTTTGGATCGATCGAGGAGTCGCTGCTGTGGACCTGCGAACAGCGCGCAGCATCGCTGGCGGCAGCATTAACCTGCCGTCCGGATAACAGCCCGGTGTGGATTTTTGGTTATGGTTCACTGATGTGGAATCCGATCTTTGAATCAGACGAAGTTGCCAGCGGCACGCTACATGGCTGGCACCGCGCTTTCTGCCTGCGGCTGACGGCCGGACGCGGGACTCATCATCAGCCGGGCCGCATGCTGGCGCTGAAAGAGGGTGGCAAAACCAGCGGACTGGCATTTCGCCTGCCGGAAGACAAGCTGTATGAAGAGCTTGAGCTGCTGTGGAAACGCGAAATGATCACCGGCTGTTATTTGCCGACCTGGTGCGAGCTGGCGCTGGAAGACGGCCGTAAAGTGACCGCGCTGGTGTTTGTGATGGATCCGCGCCATCCGCTGTATGAGTCCGACAGCCGATCCACCACCATTGCGCCTTTAATCGCTCATGCCAGTGGTCCGCTAGGCACTAACGCGCAGTACCTATATTCTCTTGAGCAGGAGTTGAGCAAGCGTGGCATGCATGATGATTGTCTGACCGACTTAGTGCAGCAGGTGCGCGAGTTGCAGAGTTGTCATCACGGGATGCAGGGCTAAGCGCGTTACCACAGGCGGCAATGACGCCGCTTGTGGCCTGCTAACCGATGGCCGCTTTGCGTTTTAACAGCAGCAGCAGCAGGACGCCCGAAATAAAAGTTATCACTACCGCCGTCATCATCAGCCAGAGAACAGCCTGGTTGTTCCCCGCCAGCAAGAACAGAGTGAAGCCAACCACCGGAAGAATCGACTGACAAAACAGCACCACCAGCGATGAAGTGCTCGCCAGTATGGGTGTTGGAATAATTTCTATCCGCATTACCCGGTTTATATTGCCGGTAATGACCTTACCAATAATCGTGATGGCATAGCATAAAATGAAGATTATCAGGGAAGAGGTATGAAAGATTAACAGCAGGGAAGGGATGATGATAATCACTAAGCCAGTGGATAACAGCAGCGTTCTTGAAAGTTTTGCCAGCATCGCGCCATAAAGATAAGTGCCTGCAACGCCACAAACGCCGGCAGCGACATCAATAAGGCCGAAGTATTTGACCGGCAGCTGCATATTTTGGTCAATTAAAGCGGTGCCGGCTGACTCGACTAAGCCATCAAACATATTGTTACCGACGGCCAGACCGATAATCGCCAGTATCACTGGCGTGGACAGAATAAACTGTAAAGCGATAAACGGATGTTTTGGCGGCGCGAGGGTTAACCCTGTTGCCGGGAAGTGCGCCGCTTCCTGAACCTTGTCAAGCTGGCCAGCATGGCGATAAAAGTACCAGGCATTAATCAAGTAAAACACGCAGGGTATCAACAGCAGAGTTTTATAACCGTAATCAATCAGCAGCATGCCGACTACCGGGCCAATTATCATGCCGAGGAAATCCATTCTTGCCATCAAATTAACATGATGCTCGCGCTGCTTACTTAACATGGCGATGAGCTTCTCATAGGCAATCATGGTTTGCGAATTACCGATGGAAATCAGACTGCCGGTGGCACCAAAAGCAATGGCGATAGTCAGTGGGTCAGTAAAATTACTGAAAATAAGTAATAAACATCCGGCGGTTTTAATGCAGTCAGAAATAATCGATAACGGCCTGACGCCGGTGTTGTCGATATATTTTCCGATTAACGGGATTAAAATTAAGCGCGGCAACCACCAAATGGCATAGGATAACCCGGAATAAGCCAGGCTACCCGTGAGCAGATAAACTACCACCGGCGTTAAAAAAACCATCAACCCATCAGCGGTCAATACTAAAAAAAGTAAGGAGAATAATCGATTGGTCATTGGCTAGCCTTGTCTTTTACTTTTTCTTTTAACAGTACCTTGACATTTTTTCCAGTGATTTCATCGTAGACTATAACTGATTTCGGTGTGTTATGTGTTGGTGGTTGTTTCAATATTTCATTTTGTCTGGCTACCATATCAACATAATAATCAATGTCAGCCTCTGTCTGATTTGTATCGTAGCTGATATAATCACTGTTCTCTATAGGCCAGTCGATAATGTCATGCCCTGGTAAGTAATCACCTTTTTCATCAAGATAGATAACAGGACGATTTACGGTAATGATATTGGCCATATTGAGCAAGGCATGTGCAACCCCGCACGGGATAATGAGTTCAACATCAGGAGATGGATAGAATGTCAGCTCATCTTTTACAAATAAGGTATCTGATCCCTTTCTCATGTCAACCAGCATCAGCGTGAGTTGCTGACTTTTACTTCCAAGAAACACCAAGTGGTCTTCCTGACCAAGATGCAATCCGTAAGAGTCAAAGTCATAATTCTTTGTTCCGTGTTCGACAAGATATAATGGAGATTTTCTCGTGAGAGGAATAATACAACTCTCTTTTCCTGTTTTAATCGACGGCAGTAATCTAAATAATACGCCATTAATACTGGATAGGGATAGGTCAGTTTTACTGATTCCCTCGATTTTTTCTCTTATCTTCAAATTTACTTTTTTACCATCATCAAGCACAAACTCACGTGTCTCAGCGTGTTGATACTGATGATTTATCAAATTCTCTGCCTGAAAATCTGCCACCCTATGGTAAACTAAATCCGATGCTTCTTCTGACATGGGCTGATAACCAACTATATCATTTGTCGAGATGTTTTCCGGAATGTTGATAATGTCATTTTCTGGCGACCATTGTGTATTGCTATGGTGTATCTGATCCAGTGGTGGCAGGAGAATTTTATAGGTATTTAAAGTAAATATATTTTCAAGATTATGAAAAGTGTGCGCAACCCCAGGGGGAATAATCAGTGTTTTCTCTGATGAGGGAGTAATGTAAAAACTCACTCTTTGTTTGAATGTTGAAGAGTTTTTACGACAATCAATGAACTTTGCGAGTATTAGCTGCTTTTCATTACCGAGGAAGGTTAAAGTATCCTGTTGCCCAAGATGAATTCCATATTGTCCATACTTAAATTTACTTTCACCATGATATACAATGTTGACAGGATAAGTTGTTGGGAAGGGGATGACAAATGAGTCTTCTTGTCCATTATTAATCCGCCAGCGAGGGACCCAGTGAAGGCCCTCAATCAAAATTTCACTGTTTAATACTTCAATGTTATGACTCATATTTTTGTCCAGTTGAAGAAAGGCAGCACAGGCTGCCTTATTTTATCAAATATTCACTATTTCAATGTCATAACCGGCTTCCTTTGCACTACTTAACAACGAGCAAAGATTACTGGTATTCAACTTGGCATATTTATCATCTGCTGGAGCATTTTTTATGCCGGCTAAATAGGCTAATTTGTCAATTGCCGCAGTGGTCGCATTTTTGGTTTGTAGAATCATGTCGGTGAAGACATTAGTATCAATTTCTTGATCTACAACTTGGGGGGCATGTTTATACATTTTTGCAACTTCAGAAAGCGTATTCATAAAACACCTCTCTAAGATATATTTAAGATTGCTGGTAAGGATTATTGGGGAATGCTTTAAGATAATTAACTTAAACTACGATAATATTATTACCATCAGTCTGAATGGAATGTCAATGATTTTAATTTCTCACTTTAATGAGCTAATACTATTATTGAATTATTGAATTATATTTTAATGATGCTTTTAGTATTAAAGGTAGTAATTATCATGATTATTATTAGGTTGTAGTGCGGAACATTGAAGCAAACGAGACCCGATAATCAGGGTCTCTTGTTAAGTATGGGCGGAACGTTAACTTCCTGATTGCTGATTTTTTATTTTCATCAAACAGGTCTATTCACTACCTGAACCTGTTCGGCTGGCATCAGCCATCATTTCAGACCAGGATTGATCAGCCAGGTACCCGCACGATCAATTTTCACCGTCTGCGTACGCACCCGATCTTTCTGATGTACTTCAATATTATATTCACCGGCCGCCAGATTGAGCGATGCCAGACCATTGCTGGCGGGCTTAATCTCCACAGCATTACCGTTCAGCACCACCGACTCACCGTTTTCCAGCTTCAGATAAACCGTTGCCAGCGCGGGTGTATCGCTGCCGGTGACGGTCAGCGGTTTTGCCGCTGGCAGACTGCTGACAGCGGCGGAGTGTTCCACTACGCTACTGCCGCTCTTATCGCGATTAATCAATACCGTCAGTGCAATCACCGCCAGCAATGCAAGGCCACTGAGCAGCATCAGGGCAGGTGAGACGCGACGTGGAGCGGCTGGCGTGATGACATTATCCGCCGCACCGGCCGTCGGGTTCACCGCCAGTATCACTGCTTCGGCAGCGGTGGTTTCATCCGGTTGCTGAGCTTCCTCATTGGGTGGCGTTACCGTGCTTACCAGCTCCTGCACTTCGCTGACCGGTAAATCGATCAAGGCTGCCAGCTGGTCGATATTCTGCGGTCGATCTTCCGGCTTCATCGCCAGCGCGCGGTCGATAGCGTGCAGCAGTGGCAGCGAATAGCCCTCGGGTTGCAGCTGCGCCAGCGGTTGATAGCTGTCTTCAATGCAGCGCACCACACTGGTCGGTGGCGGGTGGCCGGTGACCAGCGTATGCAGCACGGCACCCAATGCGTAGATATCGGTCCATGGCCCTTGCTCGCTGTCGCTCTCTTCGCTGTATTGCTCAATCGGGGCGAAACCGGGCTTCAGCATAATTTCAGTTTCATCCGCCAGGTTGCCAATCTCTTTACGCGCTGAGCCGAAGTCCAGCAGTACCGGCAGCTGATTTTCCTGAATCTGGATATTATCGAGAGAGATATCGCGATGCAGATAGCCCGCACGATGAATGGTATTGATTGCCCCAAACAGCGGTGACAGCAGCTGGCGAATCCAGCTCTCGTTTATCGCTTGCGGGCTGGTGAGCTGCCACTCTTTCAGCGTCATCCCGCTGTAAAACAGCGTACCCATATAGGCAGTGCCGTTCTCTTCCCAAAAGCGTAACACATGCAGCAGGCCGGGATGATTAAAGCGCGCCAGCAGGCGGGCTTCCTGAATAAAACTGTTCAGACCGGCATGGAACATTTTATGGTAACGCTCGCCGCGCAGACCAAGGCTCAGATCCTCGTTGCGCATCGCCAGCGAAATGGGCATGTACTCTTTGATGGCGATAGTGCGTTCTAATAAATGGTCCCAGGCGCGATAGACAATACCGAATCCACCGCCGCCAATCACTTCTTTGATTTCGAATTCATTGAAACGGTGCCCGGCAGGTAATGCATTTGGCACGGTTTTTTGATTCTCATTTGCCGACATATTTGACACTCTCTGAGAGCTAACGGCCTGATTACTGCAGGCAGTACGCCTGCGATTAATTTAAGATGCGGTATGCGCCAATTGCCGGATCGGCGAGATCGGCATGCAGTTCATCGACCAGCATCACATTCAGCTTCACTTTCCGATCGTACTGCGCTGCCCAGCTTTTCTTCACCGCATCGACGCGGCTTTTTACCGCGGCCATATCCTCTGCGGCGTTCTTATCCATTTTTACCAGCAGCGTGCCGCTGAATGACCAGGCGTGCAAATGATGATCAAACGGCAGGACCAGCCAGCTGTCGGCAGCCTGTTTACTGCCGATCACCATGCGCTGGTTATTGATCGTTACGATATCCAGCCCGTTGGCGGACGAACGCATATTCACCAGTGGATAACCCCGCCAGAAGCTGATCGGCACTGGGATTTCTTTTCC contains the following coding sequences:
- the prfA gene encoding peptide chain release factor 1 — translated: MKTSIVAKLEALQERHEEVEAMLGDAGVIADQDRFRALSREYAQLTDVSQCFRQWQQVQEDIETAEMLIADPEMRDMAQEELKEARERSEELEQQLQLLLLPKDPDDERNCYIEVRAGTGGDEAAIFAGDLFRMYSRYAESRRWRVEVMSANEGEHGGYKEVIAKVIGDGAYGRMKFESGGHRVQRVPETESQGRIHTSACTVAVMPELPEAELPDINPTDLKIDTFRSSGAGGQHVNTTDSAIRITHLPTGIVVECQDERSQHKNKAKALAVLGSRIRAAEMSKRQAEEASTRRNLLGSGDRSDRNRTYNFPQGRVTDHRINLTIYRLDEVMEGKLDTLIEPIVQEYQADQLAALSEQD
- the prmC gene encoding peptide chain release factor N(5)-glutamine methyltransferase, producing MDIRSWLKAATAALCGGDSPKRDAEILLGFVTGKSRSWLIAFDETVLTAEQLAQLEGLIARRAQGEPVAHLTGEREFWSLPLRVSAATLIPRPDTEILVEQALARLPAEPASLLDLGTGSGAVALALASERPDCQITGVDRIDEAVALAQDNADRLQLTNSHFLRSDWFAALENQRFDMIVSNPPYIDAEDPHLLQGDVRFEPLSALVAEDHGLADIKQIAAAAQAYLQPAGWLLLEHGWQQAAAVREILRQHHFLQVETCQDYGGNDRVTVGQKSIS
- a CDS encoding SirB2 family protein codes for the protein MAAYYAAIKHFHLLTVAITITLFILRFYWLQAGSVMLQRRWVRIVPHLNDTLLFVSGILLVNITHFYPFSPQGSWLTEKLFGVIIYIVLGIIVLGRRPRANKVRWIAFIVALVVIGMIIKLAISKMPLLGIV
- the sirB1 gene encoding invasion regulator SirB1 gives rise to the protein MTSEAKFDISESPLCEAVIAASRAIRDDFPTEDVGFQLRALVAEAREYVASETAQDLKLEKLLELFYHQWGFGGASGIYKLSDALWLDNVLKSRQGTAVSLGVILLHIAEELDVPLLPVIFPTQLILRADWLDGEMWLINPFNGETLDEHTLEVWLKGNISPTAELYEDDLEEAESTTVIRKMLDTLKSALMEEKRMEMALNVSNVLLQIDPDDPYEIRDRGLIYAQLECEHIALTDLTYFVEQCPEDPVSEMIKVQIHSIEHKQVTLH
- the kdsA gene encoding 3-deoxy-8-phosphooctulonate synthase; the encoded protein is MTQKVVNIGDIKVANDLPFVLFGGMNVLESRDLAMRICEHYVTVTDKLGIPYVFKASFDKANRSSIRSYRGPGLEEGMKIFQELKQTFGVKVITDVHEASQAQPVADVVDVIQLPAFLARQTDLVEAMAKTGAVINVKKPQFVSPGQMGNIVEKFAEGGNEQVILCDRGANFGYDNLVVDMLGFNVMKQVTNGSPVIFDVTHALQCRDPFGSASSGRRGQVTELARAGMAVGLAGLFIEAHPDPANAMCDGPSALPLDKLEPFLKQMKAIDDLVKSFPELDTSN
- a CDS encoding META domain-containing protein; translation: MTKILPLALLVLMVSGCARDGSGINAQQLAKHSYTLQSVDGVVVSSEMGKQPEIAISSDLAVSGVMCNRFFGQGELHGNVLTVKQMGSTRMMCGDSQLNRWDGVIGDVLNQGATVKLEQGNLTLTGAGHTLKYQAAQ
- the chaA gene encoding sodium-potassium/proton antiporter ChaA encodes the protein MGALEGSKTRHKEFSLIFPIIALGVLAMWGSSQSLSFVVGINVLALVAILSSAFSVVRHADVLAHRLGEPYGSLILSLSVVILEVSLISALMATGDAAPALMRDTLYSIIMIVTAGLVGFALLLGGRKFATQYVNLAGVKQYMIAIFPLAILVLVFPNALPGGNFTTGQALLIAAISASMYGVFLLIQTKTHQSLFVYEHEDDGDDPHHGKPSVHGSGWHTCWLLVHLIAVIAVTKMNANPLEFLLTELNAPAQFTGFLVALLILSPEGLGAIRAVLANQVQRAMNLFFGSVLATISLTVPAVSIIATLTDQQLIFGLEPPQMVIMISVLILCHISFSTGRTNVLNGAAHLALFIGYLMTIML
- a CDS encoding gamma-glutamylcyclotransferase, with product MLTRDFLLKADCKTAFGSIEESLLWTCEQRAASLAAALTCRPDNSPVWIFGYGSLMWNPIFESDEVASGTLHGWHRAFCLRLTAGRGTHHQPGRMLALKEGGKTSGLAFRLPEDKLYEELELLWKREMITGCYLPTWCELALEDGRKVTALVFVMDPRHPLYESDSRSTTIAPLIAHASGPLGTNAQYLYSLEQELSKRGMHDDCLTDLVQQVRELQSCHHGMQG
- a CDS encoding MFS transporter; protein product: MVFLTPVVVYLLTGSLAYSGLSYAIWWLPRLILIPLIGKYIDNTGVRPLSIISDCIKTAGCLLLIFSNFTDPLTIAIAFGATGSLISIGNSQTMIAYEKLIAMLSKQREHHVNLMARMDFLGMIIGPVVGMLLIDYGYKTLLLIPCVFYLINAWYFYRHAGQLDKVQEAAHFPATGLTLAPPKHPFIALQFILSTPVILAIIGLAVGNNMFDGLVESAGTALIDQNMQLPVKYFGLIDVAAGVCGVAGTYLYGAMLAKLSRTLLLSTGLVIIIIPSLLLIFHTSSLIIFILCYAITIIGKVITGNINRVMRIEIIPTPILASTSSLVVLFCQSILPVVGFTLFLLAGNNQAVLWLMMTAVVITFISGVLLLLLLKRKAAIG
- a CDS encoding dTDP-4-dehydrorhamnose 3,5-epimerase family protein yields the protein MSHNIEVLNSEILIEGLHWVPRWRINNGQEDSFVIPFPTTYPVNIVYHGESKFKYGQYGIHLGQQDTLTFLGNEKQLILAKFIDCRKNSSTFKQRVSFYITPSSEKTLIIPPGVAHTFHNLENIFTLNTYKILLPPLDQIHHSNTQWSPENDIINIPENISTNDIVGYQPMSEEASDLVYHRVADFQAENLINHQYQHAETREFVLDDGKKVNLKIREKIEGISKTDLSLSSINGVLFRLLPSIKTGKESCIIPLTRKSPLYLVEHGTKNYDFDSYGLHLGQEDHLVFLGSKSQQLTLMLVDMRKGSDTLFVKDELTFYPSPDVELIIPCGVAHALLNMANIITVNRPVIYLDEKGDYLPGHDIIDWPIENSDYISYDTNQTEADIDYYVDMVARQNEILKQPPTHNTPKSVIVYDEITGKNVKVLLKEKVKDKASQ